From the Clostridiales bacterium FE2011 genome, one window contains:
- a CDS encoding helix-turn-helix transcriptional regulator, translated as MKDQENRGKLFFWKKGPVAKTILYSYLIVLLLPLILTVLMTTTAVLQLQKENARHVESTSTELSRVFSAYVEEIQSTNTRLLISENTRQLSLVNPDSFSTSDILLLRDLQKQLPKATVTSEYIQSIYLCFLRSGTMMDPRSVYYNYNAAYMLKDRLGMSLPAWKSFLASVPKEIVTLITGDLDNKPHILIANRLSSHGGISDVIVVTEFRSETAVRLMDEFSENGGLYHTLVGENGAMLSASSVPPESGTMQEMLLPIGNSTKINFQLKTETPKDRFLRQTLSLFFGYLVCALLFAIFGWFLIRYFTRRQYSPIEKLNASLLSSLSRSGAEAVHAANRNEYEMMSEAISVILQNHATSNLENERLQERVRTQLLQGILFGNVRKEEIILRHTENNGIRFVGKRFLVVLYAVEDVRREDQSPLLMQNAEALSRLDEIIRTAIDRLADNGSTRYAVEVEENVACIVSLPDSLPEEQIWKDTLTNVMQVRDFFRDTFGVILTAAVSSLHSGVVSITTCFRECREAADYMELIGTDVSVCRYDQIPAAASDTLSFPELLEKEKKLCRNLSTGDYLSAASTWPEVVDALSLRKCSPEEGRIRLLGVVNLMASSLGDLPSGVEDSVRHAFDIHSLRTVPNLDSMLARIRSALSSLASGASGEKDLSSGTKDLQFVDYVNANITDPSLSISVIADHFDMSPSYFSKRFKKASGENLLDYIHRERLRLAKEIMSERPDATLKEICDLVGYASPLTINRAFRKYEGITPSDYRSLLNR; from the coding sequence ATGAAAGATCAGGAGAACCGTGGGAAGCTTTTCTTTTGGAAAAAAGGTCCCGTTGCCAAAACAATATTATACTCTTATCTGATCGTATTGCTCCTGCCCCTCATCCTGACCGTCCTGATGACAACCACCGCAGTGCTGCAGCTGCAGAAGGAAAACGCCCGTCATGTGGAATCCACTTCCACTGAACTTTCCCGGGTGTTTTCTGCTTATGTGGAGGAAATCCAGTCCACCAATACCCGCCTGCTGATTTCCGAAAACACCAGGCAGCTTTCCCTGGTCAATCCGGATTCCTTCTCCACCTCTGATATCCTGCTCCTGCGGGATCTGCAGAAGCAGCTTCCCAAAGCCACCGTCACTTCCGAATATATCCAGTCCATCTATCTCTGTTTCCTCCGCAGCGGCACCATGATGGATCCCCGCAGTGTCTATTATAACTATAATGCGGCTTATATGCTCAAGGATCGGCTGGGTATGTCCCTCCCGGCCTGGAAATCCTTCCTGGCCTCCGTTCCCAAGGAAATCGTAACGCTCATTACGGGGGACCTGGACAACAAGCCCCATATCCTGATTGCCAATCGCCTGTCCTCCCATGGCGGCATCTCGGACGTCATTGTAGTCACCGAGTTCCGGAGTGAAACCGCTGTCCGCCTGATGGATGAATTTTCCGAAAACGGCGGCCTGTATCATACCCTGGTCGGTGAAAACGGCGCCATGCTTTCCGCCTCCTCCGTTCCCCCCGAAAGCGGCACCATGCAGGAGATGCTCCTGCCCATCGGCAACAGCACCAAAATTAATTTCCAGCTGAAAACCGAAACACCGAAAGACCGCTTCCTGCGCCAGACCCTGTCCCTCTTCTTCGGATACCTGGTCTGTGCGCTGCTTTTCGCGATTTTCGGCTGGTTCCTGATCCGCTATTTCACCCGGAGGCAGTATTCCCCGATTGAAAAGCTCAACGCCTCACTGCTTTCCAGCCTCAGCCGTTCCGGTGCCGAAGCCGTGCACGCGGCGAACCGGAATGAATATGAGATGATGTCCGAGGCCATTTCAGTCATCCTGCAGAACCACGCCACCTCCAACCTGGAGAACGAGCGCCTGCAGGAACGGGTCCGCACCCAGCTGCTGCAGGGCATTCTTTTCGGCAACGTTCGGAAGGAGGAGATCATCCTCCGCCATACAGAGAACAACGGCATCCGTTTTGTGGGCAAACGCTTCCTGGTCGTGCTCTACGCCGTGGAGGATGTCCGGCGGGAGGATCAGTCTCCCCTGCTGATGCAGAACGCGGAAGCCCTCAGCCGCCTGGATGAGATCATCCGCACTGCCATTGACCGTCTGGCGGATAACGGCAGCACCCGCTACGCGGTGGAGGTTGAGGAAAATGTTGCCTGCATCGTTTCCCTGCCGGATTCCCTGCCCGAGGAGCAGATCTGGAAGGACACGCTCACCAACGTTATGCAGGTCCGGGACTTTTTCCGCGACACCTTCGGCGTTATCCTGACCGCAGCCGTCAGCAGCCTGCACAGCGGCGTCGTTTCCATCACCACCTGCTTCCGCGAATGCCGGGAGGCAGCGGATTATATGGAACTGATCGGTACGGACGTCTCCGTCTGCCGTTATGACCAGATTCCCGCCGCAGCCAGTGACACCCTGTCCTTCCCGGAACTGCTGGAAAAAGAGAAAAAGCTTTGCCGCAACCTGTCCACCGGTGATTATCTCTCCGCCGCATCCACCTGGCCGGAGGTCGTGGATGCCCTTTCGCTCCGTAAATGCTCCCCCGAGGAAGGCAGGATCCGCCTGTTGGGCGTTGTAAACCTGATGGCCTCCTCCCTGGGCGACCTGCCCTCCGGCGTGGAGGACAGTGTGCGTCATGCTTTTGATATCCATTCGCTCAGGACGGTGCCCAACCTGGACAGCATGCTGGCCCGGATCCGGTCTGCCCTTTCCTCCCTCGCCTCCGGCGCTTCAGGGGAAAAGGACCTGTCCTCCGGCACAAAGGACCTGCAGTTTGTGGATTATGTCAACGCCAACATCACCGATCCTTCCCTTTCCATCTCCGTCATTGCCGATCATTTTGACATGAGTCCTTCCTACTTCTCCAAGCGGTTTAAGAAAGCCTCTGGTGAAAACCTGCTGGATTATATTCACCGGGAGCGGCTCCGTCTTGCCAAAGAGATCATGTCGGAGCGGCCGGATGCGACCCTGAAAGAAATCTGCGATCTCGTCGGTTATGCCTCTCCCCTGACCATCAACCGGGCCTTCCGGAAATATGAGGGCATTACCCCCTCCGATTACCGTTCCCTGCTGAACCGCTGA
- a CDS encoding extracellular solute-binding protein, with translation MAKKLIALVLGIMMLMTVAVSGVAEEKSDLHIADDVTLRFFFDLDLAANVPGMQNYNDSDAYKWLEEQTGIHIEWIHPASGTSREAFNLLFASDDMPDLIYNSIPNGFVYPSGHDMAIADGVYANLKDYEDLMPNYMAIVNSNEILKRESVTDEGNRWCFFYIYKDGRGPNFGPTIRKDFLDKVGMDLPETYDDWHEVLTAFKEQLGIEIPLYVNKDTFMWYSEFAAGYGVTKDWSLNTEGKVIYGPCEDGYGEYLDMMQQWYKEGLIDQSFSVHDGRWPENDLLLNDKVGAFPVYTSWTGHDYYAKQGATNPDFNLVGTKIPVKEGGEAHYRMPDMLTNTYCIAVNAQSKHLEEAIKWMDAQYSEEVAFVMNYGVTEGKEDGSYYFDDNGPHWGGLITNNPDGLTQGQARQRYTTNNAPYEDYNRVMGTWTDIQRETQARLMESDYSAYISDSITMTEAEQEEFSDIMGDITTYATEFTVNYVMGNASQTFDEFRAQLKSMNIDRAIELKQAAVDRFNAR, from the coding sequence ATGGCCAAAAAACTCATTGCCCTGGTTCTCGGAATCATGATGCTGATGACCGTCGCGGTCAGCGGCGTCGCGGAGGAAAAAAGTGACCTGCATATCGCGGACGACGTGACGCTGCGGTTCTTCTTTGACCTGGACCTGGCGGCAAACGTTCCCGGAATGCAGAACTATAACGACAGCGACGCGTATAAGTGGCTGGAGGAACAGACGGGCATCCATATTGAATGGATCCATCCCGCCAGCGGCACAAGCCGTGAAGCTTTCAACCTGCTCTTCGCGTCCGATGACATGCCGGACCTGATCTACAACTCCATCCCCAACGGTTTCGTTTATCCCTCCGGCCATGACATGGCCATTGCGGACGGCGTGTACGCAAACCTGAAGGATTATGAAGATCTGATGCCCAACTACATGGCCATCGTCAATTCCAACGAAATCCTGAAGCGGGAATCCGTGACAGACGAAGGAAACCGCTGGTGCTTCTTCTATATTTATAAGGACGGTCGCGGCCCGAACTTCGGACCGACCATCCGTAAGGACTTCCTGGACAAGGTCGGTATGGACCTGCCCGAAACCTATGATGACTGGCATGAAGTGCTGACCGCCTTCAAAGAGCAGCTGGGCATTGAAATACCGCTGTATGTGAATAAGGACACCTTCATGTGGTACAGCGAATTTGCCGCGGGTTACGGCGTCACCAAGGACTGGTCCCTGAACACCGAGGGCAAGGTCATTTACGGACCCTGCGAGGACGGCTACGGCGAATACCTGGACATGATGCAGCAGTGGTACAAGGAAGGCCTGATCGACCAGAGCTTCTCCGTGCATGACGGCCGCTGGCCTGAAAACGACCTGCTGCTGAACGACAAGGTCGGCGCCTTCCCGGTTTACACCTCCTGGACCGGCCATGACTACTACGCCAAGCAGGGCGCCACGAATCCTGACTTCAACCTGGTCGGTACCAAGATCCCGGTGAAGGAGGGCGGAGAAGCCCATTACCGGATGCCCGACATGCTGACGAACACCTACTGCATCGCGGTCAACGCGCAGAGCAAGCACCTGGAAGAAGCCATCAAATGGATGGATGCCCAGTACAGCGAGGAAGTTGCTTTCGTGATGAACTACGGTGTGACGGAAGGCAAGGAAGACGGTTCCTACTACTTCGATGACAACGGTCCCCACTGGGGCGGACTGATCACCAACAACCCCGACGGACTGACCCAGGGCCAGGCCCGCCAGCGCTACACCACCAACAACGCGCCTTATGAGGATTACAACCGCGTGATGGGCACGTGGACAGACATCCAGCGTGAGACCCAGGCCCGCCTGATGGAAAGCGACTACTCCGCCTATATCTCCGACTCCATTACCATGACGGAAGCCGAACAGGAAGAGTTCAGCGATATCATGGGCGATATCACCACCTACGCGACGGAGTTCACGGTCAACTACGTCATGGGCAACGCCAGCCAGACCTTTGACGAATTCCGTGCCCAGCTGAAGTCGATGAACATCGACCGGGCGATTGAGCTCAAGCAGGCTGCTGTGGATCGTTTCAACGCGAGATAA
- a CDS encoding carbohydrate ABC transporter permease: protein MEEAARIDGCNKYNMFFRIILPLSKAGLSTLAIYNAVGMWNEFAFANTFLNDIRVKTLPLALGAFKGEHSQDTPLILTVLTLSALPTVVMFIIFQDKLVKGMMAGAVKG, encoded by the coding sequence ATGGAGGAAGCAGCCAGAATTGACGGATGCAACAAATACAATATGTTCTTCCGGATAATCCTGCCCCTTTCAAAAGCCGGATTGTCCACCCTGGCAATCTATAATGCGGTCGGCATGTGGAATGAATTTGCTTTTGCGAACACCTTCCTGAATGATATCCGTGTGAAAACCCTTCCCCTGGCGCTTGGTGCTTTCAAGGGAGAACATTCCCAGGATACGCCGCTGATCCTGACAGTGCTGACACTGTCGGCCCTGCCTACCGTTGTGATGTTCATCATCTTCCAGGACAAGCTGGTCAAAGGCATGATGGCCGGTGCTGTCAAAGGATAA
- a CDS encoding NAD(P)H-dependent oxidoreductase, with protein sequence MKIVLIHGQNHKGSTYHIGRMIAEKISGGENPAEFFLPRDLNHFCTGCYACVEEVEKCPFYEEKNRIMAEVETADVLIFTTPTYALRESAPMKSFIDLTFNYWMSHRPRKCMFSKKAVVVSTAAGTGAKKAVKYVANVLFYWGVPHVWTYGISVQAMNWNGVKEKKKRKIEKQTARIADNVVKKTAKAGLKTKAVFMLMRMLQKADLASGEPDKAYWEKNGWLSKDRPWR encoded by the coding sequence ATGAAAATTGTCCTGATCCACGGCCAGAACCATAAAGGCAGCACTTACCATATTGGCAGGATGATCGCGGAAAAAATCAGCGGCGGGGAGAATCCGGCGGAGTTTTTTCTTCCCCGGGATCTGAATCATTTCTGTACCGGTTGTTACGCATGCGTGGAAGAAGTGGAAAAATGCCCGTTTTACGAGGAAAAGAACAGGATTATGGCGGAGGTTGAAACCGCTGATGTACTGATATTTACAACGCCTACCTACGCCCTGAGGGAATCCGCCCCCATGAAGAGTTTCATTGACCTGACATTCAATTACTGGATGTCGCACAGACCGAGAAAATGTATGTTCAGCAAAAAGGCCGTCGTTGTTTCGACGGCTGCGGGAACCGGCGCGAAGAAAGCTGTGAAGTATGTAGCAAACGTTTTGTTCTACTGGGGTGTTCCACATGTATGGACATACGGAATCAGCGTCCAGGCGATGAACTGGAACGGGGTCAAAGAAAAGAAAAAGAGAAAAATCGAAAAACAGACAGCCAGAATTGCGGACAACGTGGTGAAGAAGACGGCTAAAGCAGGCTTAAAAACAAAAGCCGTATTCATGCTGATGCGAATGCTGCAGAAGGCGGATCTTGCCTCGGGCGAGCCAGACAAAGCGTATTGGGAGAAGAACGGCTGGCTGAGCAAAGATCGGCCCTGGAGATAA
- a CDS encoding tRNA-dihydrouridine synthase family protein — MRENAEFNIVLWYYISGRINGRSQMRMRNRTGMEMKIYFAPMEGMTDGILRSVHQKMFGGVDVYCLPFHKLTQTMSLLTREKRDIDPEENKGLNVLPQALTRDPEQLLAWLEYVKGLGYSCADLNLGCPSATVTKRGRGSGMLRDPASLESFLDSVFSKTLPTGLSVKTRIGYEQPEEWGRILDILAKYPFDHVTIHVRTMKELYTEALHPEAFEEAVRKGVSHPVYNGSLRTTEDVSALQARCPETEAVMIGRGLLANPALARQLRGGAEASKDELAAWYAALYEGWEQRFDPVTALGRIKKLMEWPSEGDIRRKRLLKRARDIDGCIRAMLDEE; from the coding sequence ATGAGAGAAAATGCTGAATTCAACATCGTCCTGTGGTACTATATCAGCGGACGAATTAACGGCCGTTCACAGATGAGAATGCGTAACAGAACAGGAATGGAAATGAAGATCTATTTTGCACCCATGGAGGGAATGACAGACGGGATCCTGCGCTCCGTTCATCAGAAGATGTTCGGGGGCGTGGATGTATACTGCCTGCCCTTTCACAAACTGACACAAACCATGTCGCTGCTGACACGGGAGAAAAGGGACATTGATCCGGAGGAAAACAAAGGATTGAATGTGCTGCCCCAGGCACTGACGAGGGATCCGGAACAGCTGCTGGCCTGGCTGGAATACGTCAAAGGACTTGGATATTCCTGCGCGGACCTGAACCTGGGATGCCCGTCCGCAACGGTGACAAAACGGGGAAGGGGAAGCGGGATGCTGCGGGATCCGGCTTCCCTGGAATCATTCCTGGACAGTGTGTTTTCTAAAACGCTTCCGACAGGATTGTCCGTCAAGACCCGGATCGGATATGAACAGCCGGAGGAATGGGGGCGGATCCTGGATATCCTGGCGAAGTATCCGTTTGACCATGTGACGATCCATGTGCGGACGATGAAGGAACTGTATACGGAGGCACTTCATCCTGAAGCATTCGAGGAAGCAGTGCGGAAAGGAGTTTCCCATCCTGTCTATAACGGAAGCCTGCGGACGACGGAGGACGTGTCAGCTTTGCAGGCACGCTGTCCGGAAACGGAGGCTGTGATGATCGGCCGCGGTTTGCTGGCTAATCCGGCCCTGGCCCGGCAGCTGCGGGGCGGGGCGGAAGCAAGCAAAGATGAACTGGCCGCCTGGTATGCCGCTCTTTATGAAGGCTGGGAACAAAGATTCGATCCGGTGACAGCATTGGGGAGAATCAAAAAGTTGATGGAGTGGCCGAGCGAGGGCGATATCCGGCGCAAACGCCTGTTAAAACGGGCCAGGGACATCGACGGATGCATCCGGGCGATGCTGGATGAAGAGTGA
- a CDS encoding carbohydrate ABC transporter permease: protein MIKRTRGEKIFAVFNVILLSLIGLACLIPVWHCLCASISDPITVSKTRGLILWPKGGVTTIGYVKSLQNESLLRGYVNTILYVILGTGFGVLMSIFAGYGLSRNLLFGGAIALFLTFTMMFNGGIIPTYMVVRSLGMLDTRAAIVLPTALSVFNIMITRTSFKSIPEGLMDAARIDGAGHIRILVSVVIPVSKAIIAVITLFSAVQIWNSWFHTAIYVRKRELYPLQIVLREIVLQNTSQASDAGEATSELNQLHAIIRYCVIMLSIIPMLFLYPFIQKYFVTGVMIGSIKG, encoded by the coding sequence ATGATCAAACGGACAAGGGGCGAAAAAATCTTCGCCGTATTCAATGTGATCCTTCTCAGCCTGATTGGGCTGGCCTGCCTGATTCCGGTCTGGCACTGCCTCTGCGCGTCCATCAGTGACCCGATTACGGTTTCAAAAACCCGGGGCCTGATCCTGTGGCCAAAGGGCGGGGTGACCACGATCGGCTATGTGAAATCCCTGCAGAACGAGAGCCTGCTGCGGGGCTATGTCAACACGATCCTGTACGTGATCCTGGGCACGGGCTTCGGGGTCCTGATGTCCATCTTTGCCGGATACGGCCTGAGCCGGAACCTGCTGTTCGGCGGGGCGATCGCGCTGTTCCTGACCTTCACGATGATGTTCAACGGCGGAATCATCCCGACCTATATGGTGGTCCGGTCCCTGGGCATGCTGGACACCCGCGCGGCCATTGTCCTTCCGACAGCGCTGTCGGTGTTCAATATTATGATTACGCGAACCTCGTTCAAGAGTATACCGGAAGGTCTGATGGACGCGGCGAGAATTGACGGGGCCGGCCATATCCGGATCCTGGTTTCCGTGGTGATTCCGGTTTCCAAGGCGATTATCGCGGTGATTACGCTCTTCAGCGCGGTCCAGATCTGGAACAGCTGGTTCCATACAGCCATCTACGTCCGGAAACGCGAGCTGTATCCGCTGCAGATTGTGCTGCGTGAGATTGTGCTGCAGAATACGTCCCAGGCATCGGATGCCGGGGAAGCCACCAGCGAGTTGAACCAGCTCCACGCAATTATCCGCTACTGTGTGATTATGCTGTCCATTATCCCGATGCTGTTCCTGTATCCGTTCATCCAAAAGTACTTTGTGACCGGGGTTATGATCGGATCCATCAAGGGATGA
- a CDS encoding sugar ABC transporter permease has product MPVEITARKKPFRQRLRRDMRENWVVYLLLLPVIIWYIIFCYLPMFGIVMAFENFKFAKGLFGSAWVGFKNFQKFFSSYYFWRLLRNTLTLSIKDLIIAFPAPIIFALMLNELRSRKFKKSIQTISYLPYFISMVVVCGMVKTFTESTGVFSQISQALGGPKELISNPGSFHGIMITSGIWQGLGYGSVVYISALTAVDHELYDSAKLDGANRWQQTLHVTIPGIMPTIIIMLIMRVGHLMSVNYQKIILLYSPATYETADTISTFVYRKGLLDGDYAYAAAVDLFNSVINTILLVTVNWISRRKSETSLF; this is encoded by the coding sequence ATGCCTGTGGAAATAACCGCCAGGAAAAAGCCTTTCAGACAGCGGCTCCGGCGGGATATGCGGGAGAACTGGGTGGTTTACCTGCTGCTGCTGCCGGTGATCATCTGGTACATTATCTTCTGCTATCTGCCGATGTTCGGTATTGTGATGGCTTTCGAAAACTTCAAATTCGCGAAGGGCCTTTTCGGCAGCGCATGGGTTGGATTCAAGAATTTCCAGAAATTCTTTTCCAGCTATTATTTCTGGCGCCTGCTGCGGAACACCCTGACGCTGAGTATCAAGGACCTGATTATTGCTTTTCCGGCGCCGATTATCTTTGCATTGATGCTCAATGAGCTGCGCAGCCGGAAATTCAAGAAGTCGATCCAGACGATTTCCTACCTGCCGTATTTCATCTCGATGGTGGTGGTCTGCGGTATGGTGAAGACCTTTACGGAATCAACGGGGGTATTCAGCCAGATCAGCCAGGCACTGGGCGGGCCCAAGGAACTGATTTCCAACCCGGGATCCTTCCACGGGATCATGATTACCAGCGGCATCTGGCAGGGCCTGGGATACGGCAGCGTGGTTTATATTTCCGCCCTGACGGCGGTTGACCATGAGCTGTATGACTCGGCGAAGCTGGACGGCGCAAACCGCTGGCAGCAGACGCTGCACGTTACCATCCCGGGTATTATGCCCACCATTATTATCATGCTGATCATGCGGGTCGGACACCTGATGAGCGTCAACTACCAGAAGATTATCCTGCTCTACAGCCCGGCCACCTATGAGACAGCTGACACCATTTCCACCTTTGTCTACCGCAAAGGCCTGCTGGACGGGGACTACGCCTATGCCGCGGCGGTTGACCTGTTCAACTCGGTGATCAACACGATCCTGCTGGTGACGGTCAACTGGATCAGCCGCCGCAAATCGGAAACCAGCCTGTTCTGA
- a CDS encoding isochorismatase family protein, which yields MIVLVVDVQKGITDERLYAFNTFIDRTTRLIKAARENGTEVVYFQHDDGPGTGFSIGDEAFEIAGQVTPEKGEKVFIKTINSCFGNKEFAEYMEQQKDNRLMIIGLQTNFCIDATVKSAFERGYRVIIPEGTNSTFGNDYMSGENTCRYYNEFMWPGRFAECVSFDEAIGMIKK from the coding sequence ATGATTGTACTGGTGGTTGACGTTCAGAAGGGCATAACCGATGAGAGGCTGTATGCCTTTAACACCTTTATTGACAGGACAACACGGCTGATTAAAGCCGCCAGGGAAAACGGGACTGAGGTGGTTTATTTCCAGCATGACGACGGCCCCGGAACCGGTTTCTCCATCGGAGACGAAGCCTTTGAAATCGCCGGGCAGGTCACCCCGGAAAAGGGAGAGAAGGTCTTTATCAAGACAATCAACAGCTGCTTCGGGAACAAGGAATTCGCAGAATATATGGAGCAGCAGAAAGACAATCGCCTGATGATCATCGGCCTGCAGACGAACTTCTGCATTGACGCTACGGTGAAATCCGCTTTTGAAAGAGGATACCGGGTGATCATTCCCGAAGGAACCAACTCCACCTTTGGAAATGACTACATGAGCGGAGAAAACACCTGCCGGTACTACAACGAGTTTATGTGGCCGGGACGGTTTGCGGAATGTGTATCCTTTGATGAAGCGATCGGAATGATCAAAAAGTGA
- a CDS encoding histidinol-phosphatase codes for MSERITTVNLHTHTRRCKHARGIPADYAKAAEEKGIRVLGMTDHTPFPDDRVIMIRMGIAELNDYIREVREAQAAYPKLKILLGLECEYFPEFDDFYRMLREEKKMDYLIGSVHFYMYKGKPKGFWNGFVMDREALQSYADAYTQMLESGHFFFGAHPDLFGAAIDTWNEDCEETAERICETAARLKMPLEINVSGWLKQEQDANKHGYISAEKAIADGISCPRPYPLDEFWRVAARHGVQAVINSDAHDPEVLTKYMELGYDMAERNGVEIIYPFGK; via the coding sequence ATGAGTGAAAGAATAACAACAGTCAACCTGCATACCCATACCCGCAGATGCAAACATGCCAGGGGAATTCCGGCCGACTACGCAAAGGCCGCGGAGGAGAAGGGAATCCGGGTCCTTGGCATGACGGACCATACGCCGTTTCCGGATGACCGGGTGATCATGATCCGGATGGGCATCGCGGAGCTGAATGATTATATCCGCGAAGTCCGGGAAGCCCAGGCGGCGTATCCGAAACTGAAGATCCTGCTGGGACTGGAATGCGAATATTTTCCGGAGTTTGACGATTTTTACCGGATGCTCCGGGAAGAAAAGAAAATGGACTACCTGATCGGCAGCGTGCATTTTTACATGTACAAGGGGAAACCCAAGGGCTTCTGGAACGGCTTCGTCATGGACCGGGAGGCGCTGCAGAGCTACGCGGACGCCTATACCCAGATGCTGGAGAGCGGCCATTTCTTCTTCGGCGCACATCCGGATCTTTTCGGGGCGGCCATCGATACCTGGAACGAGGACTGCGAGGAAACGGCGGAAAGGATCTGCGAGACGGCGGCACGGCTGAAAATGCCGCTGGAGATTAACGTCAGCGGATGGCTGAAGCAGGAGCAGGACGCGAACAAGCACGGTTATATTTCCGCGGAGAAAGCCATTGCGGATGGAATTTCCTGCCCGCGGCCGTATCCGCTGGATGAATTCTGGCGGGTGGCAGCCAGGCATGGAGTCCAGGCAGTGATTAACTCCGATGCCCATGATCCGGAGGTCCTGACAAAGTATATGGAGCTCGGGTACGACATGGCCGAGCGGAACGGGGTTGAGATCATCTACCCCTTCGGAAAATGA
- a CDS encoding TetR/AcrR family transcriptional regulator, whose product MDTKSRILDEALTLFSEKGYANVFVSEIAERVGIKAPSLYKHYESKQAIFDALIREMNSKFLKQAGALHIQGDDAAQDAAIYKGLSEEQLIQLGKDLFHYFLYDDYARKFRKMLTMAAYHDKELSEAYMKHYVDDPLSYQGMLLGLMVQEGVLHTEDVEIMTLHFYAPIYMLLTACDRDPDRAESAVGILEKHIRQFNRLYGRKTD is encoded by the coding sequence ATGGATACCAAAAGCAGGATCCTGGATGAGGCGCTGACACTTTTTTCTGAGAAGGGTTATGCCAATGTGTTTGTCAGCGAAATTGCAGAGCGGGTCGGAATCAAAGCCCCGTCGCTGTACAAACATTATGAGAGCAAACAGGCCATATTTGACGCGCTCATCAGGGAAATGAACAGCAAGTTCCTGAAACAAGCCGGTGCCCTTCATATCCAGGGCGATGACGCTGCACAGGACGCGGCGATCTATAAAGGCCTTTCCGAAGAGCAACTGATTCAGCTCGGAAAGGATCTGTTTCATTATTTTCTTTACGACGACTATGCCAGGAAATTCCGGAAGATGCTTACGATGGCAGCATATCACGATAAAGAGCTTTCGGAAGCCTATATGAAGCATTATGTGGATGATCCCCTGTCATACCAGGGCATGCTCCTGGGGCTGATGGTCCAGGAGGGCGTCCTTCACACGGAAGATGTGGAAATCATGACGCTGCATTTTTACGCACCTATTTATATGCTGCTTACAGCCTGTGACCGTGATCCTGACCGGGCAGAAAGCGCAGTCGGAATCCTTGAAAAGCATATCCGCCAGTTCAACAGGCTGTATGGAAGAAAAACAGATTAA